Proteins encoded together in one Lathyrus oleraceus cultivar Zhongwan6 chromosome 5, CAAS_Psat_ZW6_1.0, whole genome shotgun sequence window:
- the LOC127083971 gene encoding two-component response regulator ORR24: MDDSNYLFPIGMRILAVDHDPTCLQVLENLLQTYQYHVTTTNEGITALAMLQENKDNFDLVIIDVHIPDMDGFKLLELVGVEMNLPVIMLSACHDTKLVMKGISHGACDYLLKPVRLEELKNLWQHVIRRKNPRGVVWSVELHRKFVAAVNHLAIDKAVPKKVLNTMNVENITREDVASHLQKYRLYLKRISCIANL; encoded by the exons ATGGATGATTCCAATTACCTGTTTCCTATCGGTATGCGTATTCTTGCAGTTGACCATGATCCCACTTGCCTTCAAGTTTTAGAAAATCTTCTCCAAACATATCAATACCATG TAACCACGACTAATGAAGGAATAACAGCATTGGCTATGTTGCAAGAAAACAAAGACAACTTTGATCTGGTAATCATTGATGTGCACATACCAGACATGGATGGATTTAAGCTCCTTGAACTAGTGGGAGTTGAGATGAACCTTCCTGTCATAA TGTTGTCTGCATGTCATGATACGAAGCTGGTGATGAAGGGAATTTCCCACGGTGCCTGTGATTATCTACTGAAACCTGTGAGATTAGAGGAGTTAAAGAACCTTTGGCAGCATGTAATTAGGAGGAAGAACCCCCGAGGAGTTGTTTGGTCTGTCGAATTGCACCGCAAGTTTGTCGCTGCTGTTAATCACCTAGCCATTGACA AGGCGGTACCAAAAAAAGTTCTCAATACCATGAATGTCGAAAATATTACAAGGGAGGACGTAGCCAGCCATCTCCAG AAGTATAGGCTTTATCTGAAAAGAATTAGCTGTATTGCAAACCTGTAG